In one window of Miscanthus floridulus cultivar M001 chromosome 12, ASM1932011v1, whole genome shotgun sequence DNA:
- the LOC136496971 gene encoding WEB family protein At5g16730, chloroplastic-like — MQGSNTKSGSAEAKSNGKPKPDKEKKGGGTPPTPKDSRPRKPAVPKASAAGHGTPRAADKSPGSGSADRKAATPKAAAASRLATPPEKQGGQPAKPTQEQQAAKPAQELQAQLAAVREELVKAKEQLVENEKEKGRVLAELERAKKAADEANAKLQEAQETDKLPASESEQASVHGQQEADAAALRSTVEQLEKARYELADAIDAKNEALSQVDDAVRACEVKAQEVELLTAEVKRLKELVDSKMDGKGKKAAERIQNLEAENSALKLKLEKAKAAEEKAIQLERMVDELKSDVGDARKSGSKSELLADEWQKKAELLEVRLEEADQSNILKGESLNSAMEELDSTSSLLRDRESEVAALRDKVRFLEDELAKLKSDIVVSDQRANAAEKETADLWTEVEGLRLKLQTAEEEKMEALSSDKNASSEIETSNEQKNQLADELEATKDELEKVKKAMEGLASALQEMSAESREAQEKYLLKQDEIERAQAQVDELSLSLKNTKENYELMLDEANYEKVCLTKSVERLEAEAKGAHEEWQSKELGFVNSIKKSDEEIGAIRVQMDRTLEVVKEKENENTELQEKLQQLESQLMEANRIREEANAETVQWKEKVLDQENELQNIKQENDDLQAKESAASEKIKQLSSQLANAKDGTINGNTKEGDNEKGDTEDEDEPVVVVSKMWENSKFADYDSSKEKENDGDSQVDLESNKEDAGLDSNGLHSTKESSGRTSPTKQHQQHKKKPLLKRFSGLLKKKSEN, encoded by the exons ATGCAGGGCTCCAACACCAA ATCCGGCTCGGCGGAGGCGAAGAGCAACGGCAAGCCGAAGCCGGACAaggagaagaagggcggcggcaCGCCGCCAACCCCCAAGGACAGCAGGCCGCGCAAGCCGGCCGTGCCCAAGGCgagcgccgccggccatggcacgCCGCGCGCGGCCGACAAGTCACCCGGTTCGGGGTCGGCCGACCGCAAGGCGGCCACGCCcaaggccgccgccgcctcccgcctCGCCACGCCTCCGGAG AAGCAAGGGGGCCAGCCCGCGAAGCCGACGCAGGAGCAGCAGGCGGCGAAGCCTGCTCAGGAGCTGCAGGCGCAGCTTGCCGCGGTCCGAGAAGAGCTCGTGAAGGCCAAGGAGCAGTTGGTGGAGAACGAGAAGGAAAAGGGCAGAGTCCTTGCGGAGCTGGAGCGTGCCAAGAAGGCGGCTGATGAGGCCAATGCCAAGCTGCAGGAGGCGCAGGAGACTGATAAACTCCCTGCCAGCGAGTCGGAGCAGGCAAGCGTGCACGgccagcaggaggctgatgctgctGCGCTGCGGTCGACAGTGGAGCAGCTTGAGAAGGCCAGGTATGAGCTGGCCGATGCAATCGATGCCAAAAATGAAGCTCTCAGCCAGGTGGATGATGCTGTTAGGGCTTGTGAGGTGAAGGCTCAGGAAGTTGAGCTCCTCACTGCAGAGGTTAAGCGCCTGAAAGAGCTGGTTGATTCCAAGATGGACGGCAAAGGGAAGAAGGCTGCAGAAAGAATTCAGAATCTTGAAGCAGAGAACTCTGCATTAAAGCTCAAGCTTGAGAAAGCAAAGGCTGCTGAAGAGAAGGCAATTCAATTGGAGCGCATGGTTGATGAACTTAAGAGTGATGTTGGTGATGCTAGGAAGTCTGGTTCCAAGTCAGAGCTGTTAGCTGATGAATGGCAGAAGAAGGCAGAGCTGCTTGAGGTCAGATTGGAAGAGGCTGATCAGTCTAATATTTTGAAGGGTGAGTCTTTGAATTCAGCAATGGAAGAGTTGGATTCAACAAGTAGTTTGCTTCGTGATAGAGAATCTGAAGTTGCTGCTCTTCGGGACAAAGTCAGGTTCTTGGAGGATGAGCTGGCAAAGCTCAAGAGTGATATTGTTGTGTCAGACCAACGGGCCAATGCTGCGGAGAAAGAGACGGCAGATCTATGGACAGAGGTTGAAGGGCTTAGGTTGAAGCTCCAGACAGCGGAAGAAGAGAAAATGGAGGCCCTGAGCAGTGATAAAAATGCAAGCTCAGAAATAGAGACCTCGAATGAACAGAAGAACCAGCTGGCTGACGAGCTTGAAGCTACTAAAGATGAGCTTGAGAAAGTTAAGAAGGCAATGGAGGGTCTGGCCTCAGCCTTACAGGAAATGTCAGCTGAATCCAGAGAGGCGCAAGAGAAGTACCTTCTCAAACAAGATGAGATTGAGCGTGCTCAGGCACAGGTAGATGAGCTTAGCCTGAGTCTGAAGAATACTAAGGAGAACTATGAGCTAATGCTTGATGAAGCAAACTATGAGAAGGTTTGCCTTACGAAATCAGTTGAAAGGCTAGAAGCAGAAGCTAAGGGTGCGCATGAGGAATGGCAGTCCAAAGAGCTAGGTTTTGTCAACTCTATTAAGAAATCAGACGAAGAGATCGGTGCTATCAGAGTTCAGATGGACAGGACCTTGGAGGTTGTTAAGGAGAAAGAAAATGAAAACACTGAGTTGCAGGAGAAGCTGCAGCAGCTTGAGTCTCAGCTAATGGAAGCTAACAGAATCAGGGAGGAAGCCAACGCTGAAACTGTCCAATGGAAGGAGAAGGTATTAGACCAAGAGAATGAATTGCAGAACATAAAACAGGAGAATGACGACCTGCAGGCAAAGGAATCAGCTGCTTCTGAGAAGATTAAGCAACTCTCTTCCCAGCTTGCAAATGCAAAAGATGGCACGATAAATGGTAACACCAAGGAAGGAGATAATGAGAAGGGGGacactgaagatgaagatgaacctGTTGTGGTAGTTTCCAAAATGTGGGAGAACAGCAAGTTTGCTGACTATGATTCATCTAAGGAGAAGGAGAATGATGGTGACTCACAGGTTGATTTGGAATCAAACAAGGAAGATGCAGGTCTTGACAGCAATGGGTTGCACTCAACTAAGGAGAGCAGTGGCAGGACATCACCAACTAAACAGCACCAGCAGCATAAGAAGAAGCCTTTGCTGAAGAGATTCAGTGGTTTGCTGAAGAAGAAAAGCGAAAATTAG